ACTCGACAAACTGATAGATGATTATGCAGTGGGAGAAGGAGAATACAGAAAGCCCAATACTTACTACTTTATAAAATTTCTTGAAAAGTATAAACTCAATAGTTTTGAAACATTTTCTGTTGGGGACTGGTATGAGGTTGATGGTGTTGCATCTCAATCTGCCGGTATAGAGTTTATATACCTTAAAGGTGGTCCAATAGTAGAGGAAATACCTAAAAATGTAAGACAGATTGATACGTTGTTGTCTCTAAAGGGGCTAATGTGTTAGAAACAATACTTCTCATTCTCGCCCATCCTGATGATGAAGTGCTTGCGTGCGGAGGAACTATTTCAAAGTTCACTCAGAACGGAGCTAAAGTCTACACCCTTATACTCGGAGAGGGCATAACTTCAAGAGATGAAAGGAGAGATACTAAATTAAGGGAAAAGGAACTTGAACAACTAAGGGAGCAGGTAAAAGAAGCAAATAAACTATTGGGAGTAGAAGAGGTTTTCTTTTTTGACTTTCCAGACAACAGGTTTGATGGCGTTGAATTAATTCAAATAGTGAAAACAATAGAGAAGGTAATTGCTGAAATAAATCCAGAGGTGATTTTTACCCACTATTGGAATGACCTTAACATAGACCATCAGATAACTTATAGAGCTGTTATAACTGCCACAAGACCACAGCCGGGCATGTTTGTTAGGGAAATATACGCCGCTCACCAGAAGGAATAGAATACTTAGCCAGATTGAGAGGTATGCAAGTTGGTGCGGAGTACGCAGAGGGCTTTAAGCTCGTAAGAAGAATCCTACCATGAGAGTTCTACTACTTGGTGGTAACGAGCACAGTCTTGAGCTAAAGGCTTGGCTTGAGGAAGTAGGGGAGGAAGTAATATACACTGAAGAGCCCATAAACCTTGAAATGCTCAAAGGCGTAAACCCAGAGTTTATAGTAAGCTATAACTACAAACACATAATACCTGAGGAAGTGATAAAAGCCTATCATCCAAGGGTAATAAATCTTCA
The sequence above is a segment of the Bacteroidia bacterium genome. Coding sequences within it:
- a CDS encoding PIG-L family deacetylase; translated protein: MLETILLILAHPDDEVLACGGTISKFTQNGAKVYTLILGEGITSRDERRDTKLREKELEQLREQVKEANKLLGVEEVFFFDFPDNRFDGVELIQIVKTIEKVIAEINPEVIFTHYWNDLNIDHQITYRAVITATRPQPGMFVREIYAAHQKE